From Cataglyphis hispanica isolate Lineage 1 chromosome 3, ULB_Chis1_1.0, whole genome shotgun sequence, a single genomic window includes:
- the LOC126848235 gene encoding uncharacterized protein LOC126848235, whose amino-acid sequence MEDSTKSEDTEFGNAIPVCSQVNQTYSDTKLLVDNKNTQIRIVRGNKKLKIDNSDTNNIEKKDVKDEEATEAKVRSLKRSCELWSMEDKNTFFKALNEYGKDFDALQSYFLNQGKKRGLSDTMIKNKEQIRHFYYRTWLKISKHLKFSEDVKKTSQELYGLINYGELRRKLPRIHEKIHLRLNELIYWGSTQVRLRGKTMRIKTPICRALRKLNQLEDWQEEIKLPSRITIELRPRNNMAWWQVQAASMNPRVRTLLPIQRRLSSLLIFLQQRWRLAKYTTCSTIENLVANDVKDIRLLRIAPQEGCKIALPMVNLGEYLTSNSVSLNSYEKRLGLKSSRVDLLGSVQYLKGVGKKGIKRYKSDKKLLNRTDENCTLPDNSSDMDLLETGSNISEKPAIVNTTEKPSTENHSESNKFPGRETIERIRKGWNVEEANTITVGDLFLMFGRESKVTLEYWWDWLPNEQYATDSSIMRDDNLCSVLQKLLSLAKHNYGTNKVYDNTTGSNETVISSRVPSIKESTFRRPLIPQTYNKIGTADAFKTQLDKFKTRFCKRGRTVRQKSLVIQRVLPIVSAPNIPSESLTTDASKIGGSSLCQTQTDKIIAVNANEVQDKSFLDALETNADAKNSNSIITSATQILKEGEHQWLNSEVADFSLSSFLGQLESPMKGSQRSQAGEQIEDTRPSSDVVSHMQCLMGENSVDYMAKFANLASQIASDENKK is encoded by the exons aTGGAAGATTCAACAAAATCTGAGGATACTGAATTTGGTAATGCGATTCCTGTGTGTTCTCAAGTAAATCAAACTTACTCAGATACAAAACTCTtggtagataataaaaatacacagaTTCGCATTGTCCGAGGTAATAAAAAGCTCAAAATCGATAATAGTGatactaataatattgaaaaaaagg aTGTAAAAGATGAGGAAGCAACAGAGGCTAAAGTAAGATCCCTTAAACGTTCATGCGAATTGTGGTCTATggaagataaaaatactttttttaaagcgCTTAATGAATATGGTAAAGACTTTGATGCCCTACaaagctattttttaaatcaaggcAAAAAGCGTGGCCTTTCAGACACTatgataaagaataaagagcaaattcgacatttttattacagaacatggctaaaaatatcaaagcatCTTAAATTCTCAGAAG atGTTAAGAAAACTTCCCAAGAATTATATGGATTGATAAATTATGGTGAATTGAGAAGAAAATTACCTCGTATTCATGAGAAGATTCATTTAAGACTAAATGAATTGATATATTGGGGATCCACTCAAGTCAGACTAAGAGGAAAAACTATGAGAATTAAAACACCAATATGTAGAGCACTTAGAAAATTAAACCAATTAGAAg ATTGGCAGGAAGAGATTAAATTACCATCTAGAATAACAATAGAGCTGCGGCCGCGTAATAACATGGCTTGGTGGCAAGTACAAGCAGCATCGATGAATCCAAGAGTGCGCACATTGCTCCCAATACAAAGACGTCTTtcaagtttattaatatttttgcaacaacGATGGCGACTCGCGAAATATACTACA TGTTCCACTATAGAAAATCTCGTTGCTAATGATGTAAAAGATATTCGTTTATTACGAATTGCTCCACAAGAAGGATGTAAAATTGCTTTACCGATGGTAAATCTTGGAGAATATCTCACTAGTAATAGTGTTAGCTTGAATTCGTATGAAAAACGTCTTGGTCTCAAGAGCTCGAGAGTGGATTTGTTAGGATctgttcaatatttaaaaggaGTGGGGAAAAAGGGAATTAAACGATATAAATCAGATAAAAAGCTCTTAAACCGCACTGATGAAAATTGCACACTGCCAGATAATAGTAGCGATATGGACTTATTAGAAACAGGAAgcaatatatctgaaaaaccAGCGATTGTAAATACTACAGAAAAACCATCGACAGAAAATCATTCAGAATCTAACAAATTTCCTGGTAGAGAAACTATCGAAAGAATTCGGAAAGGTTGGAATGTTGAAGAAGCAAATACAATCACCGTGGGTGATCTCTTTTTAATG TTTGGTCGTGAATCAAAAGTTACTCTGGAATATTGGTGGGATTGGCTACCTAATGAACAATATGCTACTGATTCTAGCATTATGCGTGACGATAATTTATGTTCGGTTTTACAAAAGTTATTGTCACTGGCAAAACATAATTATGGTACAAACAAA gtATATGACAACACAACAGGAAGTAATGAAACAGTGATTTCATCTCGAGTACCATCTATTAAGGAATCTACATTTAGAAGACCTCTTATTCCGCaaacatataataagattGGCACGGCTGACGCATTTAAAACGCAACttgat aaatttaaaacacGCTTTTGTAAACGAGGTAGAACAGTGAGACAAAAGAGTCTCGTTATACAAAGGGTACTACCCATTGTATCCGCGCCAAATATACCGTCGGAAAGTTTAACAACAGATGCAAGTAAAATTGGTGGATCTTCTTTATGTCAAACTCAAACCGATAAAATAATAGCGGTAAACGCGAACGAAGTTCAGGACAAAAGCTTTTTAGATGCTCTAGAAACAAATGCAGATGCGAAGAATTCCAATTCAATTATTACTAGCGCTACTCAAATTCTTAAGGAGGGCGAACATCAATGGTTAAATAGTGAG GTTGCGGATTTCTCATTGAGCAGCTTTTTAGGACAACTTGAATCACCTATGAAAGGCTCGCAGAGAAGTCAAGCAGGTGAACAGATAGAAGACACTCGTCCTTCCTctgat gtTGTATCACATATGCAATGCCTTATGGGAGAGAATAGTGTAGACTATATggcaaaatttgcaaatctGGCTTCACAGATAGCTTCTgatgaaaataagaaatag